The Benincasa hispida cultivar B227 chromosome 11, ASM972705v1, whole genome shotgun sequence genome has a segment encoding these proteins:
- the LOC120092204 gene encoding peroxisome biogenesis protein 19-1-like has translation MADHPDDLHELLDSALDDFQKFDLNPSLSRSGDGAESRAVLPSGVQGLGMGLPDLRSKKKGKQKVSKESHVSEALDKLREQTREAVKGLESVAGPKPGVDDFGKDALMEDWVKQFEEMAGSQDMESIVETMMQQLLSKEILHEPMKEIGERYPKWLEDHKASLSKEEYERYSQQYKLIKDLNIVYEREPDNFNKVVELMQKMQECGQPPNDIVQELAPDFDLTNLAQLSPEMLESQTNCCIM, from the exons ATGGCTGACCATCCTGATGATTTACACGAACTTCTTGATA GTGCTTTGGACGATTTTCAGAAATTCGACCTTAATCCTTCCCTTTCGAG AAGTGGAGATGGGGCGGAGAGTAGAGCGGTTCTCCCTTCTGGGGTTCAAGGTTTAGGGATGGGTTTGCCTGACTTGAGGAGCAAGAAAAAGGGGAAGCAAAAAGTTTCGAAGGAATCGCATGTTTCTGAGGCTCTTGATAAGCTCAGAGAGCAGACCAGAGAGGCGGTTAAGGGGCTGGAATCAGTAGCAGGTCCTAAACCTGGCGTTGATGATTTTGGCAAAGATGCTTTGATGGAAGATTGGGTGAAGCAGTTCGAGGAGATGGCTGGCTCTCAG GACATGGAATCCATTGTTGAGACCATGATGCAACAACTTTTATCCAAAGAGATTCTGCATGAACCAATGAAGGAAATAGGAGAAAGATATCCTAAGTGGTTGGAGGATCATAAAGCAAGTTTGAGCAAAGAAGAATACGAACGCTATTCTCAGCAATACAAACTGATAAAAGATCTCAACATTGTGTACGAACGCGAACCCGAtaacttcaataaagttgtggAGCTCATGCAGAAAATGCAAGAATGTGGTCAGCCACCAAATGATATTGTGCAGGAGCTGGCACCTGATTTCGATTTAACTAATCTTGCACAACT ATCTCCAGAAATGTTAGAGTCGCAGACGAATTGTTGTATAATGTGA